One genomic segment of Culturomica massiliensis includes these proteins:
- a CDS encoding RNA polymerase sigma factor has protein sequence MSDYNIIRRQCQKGDRRAQLEFYMLFYKSVYNCCFRILGNPQESEEVMQETFLKVLDKIDEYTGDADSMKRILKRIAINRSIDICRKRKIRFIELNEGVEYTDEPEEEEHIEMQLEAIHKMMQLLPQGYRMILNLHLIENLDYADIAVQLQISPSTVRSQYIRAKQKLVQLIKEHYPHEQFIG, from the coding sequence ATGAGCGATTACAACATCATACGACGACAATGCCAAAAAGGTGACAGACGGGCCCAACTCGAATTTTATATGCTATTTTATAAAAGCGTATACAATTGTTGCTTCCGTATACTGGGTAATCCCCAGGAATCGGAAGAGGTTATGCAGGAAACCTTTTTAAAGGTGCTCGACAAAATTGACGAGTACACGGGAGATGCCGATAGTATGAAACGTATCCTCAAACGTATTGCCATCAATCGGTCGATAGACATCTGTCGAAAACGCAAAATTCGTTTTATAGAATTAAACGAAGGAGTGGAATACACTGACGAACCGGAAGAAGAGGAACACATCGAAATGCAACTGGAAGCCATCCATAAAATGATGCAGCTTTTACCGCAAGGTTACCGGATGATCCTGAATCTGCATCTGATAGAAAACCTGGATTACGCAGACATTGCGGTACAACTCCAGATTTCACCTTCCACTGTCCGTTCACAATATATCCGGGCCAAGCAAAAATTAGTTCAACTTATAAAAGAACATTATCCCCATGAGCAATTCATTGGATGA
- the tpiA gene encoding triose-phosphate isomerase: MRKKIVAGNWKMNKTLSEGIELAKEVNAKVKSLNASNVQVIIGTPFIHLAEVNKTVDPALVSVSAQNCATEASGAYTGEVSAAMVASTGCKYVILGHSERRSYYGETDAILVKKVARALENKLEVIFCVGEVLAEREANQHFEVVKSQLVNGLFNLTAEEFGNIVIAYEPVWAIGTGKTATSDQAQEMHAFIRKVIADQYGKAIADNTSILYGGSCNAKNADELFANPDVDGGLIGGASLKAEDFSAIISARSKH; encoded by the coding sequence ATGAGAAAAAAAATTGTTGCAGGTAACTGGAAAATGAATAAAACCCTTTCCGAAGGAATCGAACTGGCAAAAGAAGTAAATGCCAAAGTAAAATCACTGAACGCCTCCAATGTACAGGTAATCATCGGAACTCCGTTTATTCATCTGGCAGAAGTGAACAAAACTGTCGATCCGGCATTGGTTTCTGTCTCTGCACAAAATTGTGCCACGGAAGCATCCGGCGCATACACCGGTGAAGTATCGGCAGCCATGGTAGCCTCTACCGGGTGTAAATATGTTATTTTAGGACACTCGGAAAGAAGAAGCTATTACGGTGAAACAGATGCTATCCTGGTAAAAAAAGTAGCCCGCGCCCTGGAAAACAAACTGGAAGTTATTTTCTGTGTAGGAGAAGTCCTGGCTGAGCGGGAAGCCAACCAACATTTTGAAGTTGTTAAATCCCAGTTGGTAAACGGCTTATTCAACCTGACGGCTGAAGAATTCGGAAACATTGTCATCGCTTACGAACCGGTATGGGCTATCGGTACCGGCAAAACAGCCACTTCCGACCAGGCACAGGAAATGCACGCCTTTATCCGCAAAGTTATTGCCGATCAATACGGTAAAGCCATTGCTGACAATACCTCCATTCTTTACGGAGGAAGCTGCAACGCTAAAAATGCCGACGAACTATTCGCCAACCCGGATGTAGACGGCGGCTTAATCGGCGGCGCTTCCTTAAAAGCAGAAGATTTTTCCGCCATCATCTCCGCTCGTTCAAAACACTAA